In Flammeovirgaceae bacterium 311, one DNA window encodes the following:
- a CDS encoding hypothetical protein (COG0640 Predicted transcriptional regulators), whose amino-acid sequence MQNAVLETSIQDDGGATIYTPWTTGYKNLMEYIANHNERIREAKADGEVLPADAKIIRNGLGRTIEFILRLYIKQLSELNRLDRIKVTDLPPFRTYTPSLATCLGVTDKTIQNHRRALVQAGIITAEENHGAFGLRIWLNPTLFLKDFVQKLWREEAAAESPENMPSNNAILAPFPSSESTETKNLRPLGPELQDPEKKIGPVNKGVFDGVPEPGQETSAEPEQPAAGQASAQDRTSVPCRTTRKGEGNLGQMQPQPSPGVPQKMKKNCAGGGGAAATAEELAERQHWRQFGISMVEDFWLYSKQRLYPYKKFIPLDEKVIKNFIWNNVFGGFPRSGTHNDYRQYLKQCKQRIDMAHNYLMSHPGFSILDPDKYFGDQDMQGSFHRTVVWYQNKERSRIMARVYAEADKFRKGTLTKGYKGNKYKPTLHQLYADHCQYISSYGNSEMLEQFKGFVAQNPGFYAGYSKAPKNID is encoded by the coding sequence ATGCAAAATGCGGTACTAGAAACAAGTATTCAGGACGATGGCGGGGCAACCATTTACACCCCCTGGACCACCGGATACAAAAACCTAATGGAGTATATCGCCAACCACAATGAGCGTATACGAGAAGCGAAGGCAGATGGAGAGGTTTTACCTGCAGATGCTAAAATTATCAGGAATGGCCTCGGCAGAACGATTGAGTTTATTCTCCGGCTGTACATCAAGCAACTATCCGAGCTTAACAGGCTTGACCGCATAAAGGTCACTGATCTCCCTCCCTTCCGCACTTACACACCCTCCCTGGCCACCTGCCTGGGCGTTACCGACAAAACCATCCAGAACCACCGCCGCGCCCTGGTGCAGGCCGGTATCATCACAGCAGAAGAGAACCATGGAGCATTTGGCCTCCGGATCTGGCTAAACCCTACCCTATTCCTAAAAGACTTCGTGCAAAAGCTGTGGAGAGAAGAAGCTGCAGCCGAAAGCCCCGAAAATATGCCTTCGAATAATGCAATTTTAGCCCCTTTCCCGTCTTCGGAAAGTACCGAAACGAAAAATTTACGCCCCTTAGGTCCTGAACTTCAAGACCCAGAAAAGAAAATTGGGCCTGTGAATAAAGGTGTCTTCGACGGAGTGCCTGAGCCTGGCCAGGAAACATCAGCAGAACCAGAGCAGCCGGCAGCTGGCCAGGCATCGGCACAGGACCGTACCTCCGTACCTTGCAGGACCACGAGGAAAGGTGAAGGGAATTTGGGTCAGATGCAACCCCAACCCTCCCCTGGAGTGCCACAAAAAATGAAAAAAAATTGCGCGGGCGGCGGCGGCGCGGCGGCGACGGCCGAGGAGCTGGCCGAGCGGCAGCACTGGCGACAGTTTGGCATCAGCATGGTGGAAGATTTCTGGCTTTACTCCAAACAGCGGCTTTACCCCTACAAAAAATTTATTCCCCTGGATGAGAAGGTGATCAAGAATTTCATCTGGAACAACGTTTTTGGCGGCTTCCCCCGCTCTGGCACCCACAACGATTACCGCCAGTACCTGAAGCAATGCAAGCAGCGCATCGATATGGCGCACAACTACCTCATGAGCCACCCGGGCTTTTCCATCCTGGATCCGGATAAGTATTTCGGAGACCAGGACATGCAGGGCAGTTTCCACCGGACCGTGGTCTGGTACCAGAACAAAGAACGCTCCCGGATCATGGCCAGGGTCTATGCCGAGGCTGACAAATTCCGGAAGGGAACCCTCACCAAGGGATACAAAGGCAACAAATACAAGCCGACCCTCCACCAGCTCTACGCTGATCACTGCCAATACATTTCCTCCTATGGCAATTCGGAGATGCTGGAGCAGTTCAAAGGCTTCGTTGCTCAAAATCCTGGCTTCTACGCCGGCTATTCCAAAGCACCTAAGAACATTGATTAA
- a CDS encoding tyrosine type site-specific recombinase (COG1062 Zn-dependent alcohol dehydrogenases, class III): MQHNPNNYKEAIEKQLLDLFEESIGWEFRVKGQKNELRDIVEGVNHDFKMVRGRKYGAFPVAYCELTGKGPQDLEGGQQ, translated from the coding sequence ATGCAACATAATCCTAACAACTACAAAGAAGCCATAGAGAAGCAGCTGCTGGATCTTTTTGAAGAATCAATCGGCTGGGAGTTTAGAGTAAAAGGCCAAAAAAATGAGCTTAGAGATATCGTCGAAGGCGTAAATCATGACTTCAAAATGGTGCGCGGCCGCAAATACGGTGCTTTCCCGGTGGCTTATTGTGAGCTCACAGGCAAGGGACCCCAGGATCTGGAAGGAGGTCAGCAATGA
- a CDS encoding chromosome segregation ATPase: MAATRVDKVQVEVEIGGEKVKNTIGDLEKAYKQLNRERKHMTVGTEEYIRKTEALKDVKSRLKEVGNEVNGIDDANKGALQSFLQLTGMDGKVAALSSTIKGTGGNVLSMAKSFTTLRGAIIGTGFGALIILLGSLISYFTTTQEGIDRVTAVTRPLTAIFERLKGVVQELGGKTFKGLATAVKEPQKALDGLVSFIKDQVMARFEAIGLAGRAIMKIIKGDWEDGLKDLGNAGIQYTTGMRDGIDKISNAAKETSKWVKEGVDAGAKLDKLQKEIERDEINAKKRRQELMLLAKQQNFIVEDETKSFNERREAAQKALAAQEQMDLINLNLMDKKIEKIKLEQSLNDTSRENEMELAELEAERAEKAAAIVEMRTTTRNKLNQLNKAESAETKKHIDEEAKLREDMRKRELEAEQALQELRIALMADGLPKLEAQLNLEYDRKLAALQGNEAQITEQRLLLEQERQLRLEAVQDEWAEKEKVKQQERWAKRMEENKLAEEMELLELEEKYARAIESEQAYEDAKFEVQREALLQRLEMQAELHGTESIEYQRVLTELARMDKAHLDQKLDQEKKHQEHLGKLREAGHKGAVDMLQLGIELLSQDEDSRKKHAKKIKALAIAQIGINLLDEVQGIWKNANQLPPYIGIPLGIIQTGLAVARGGAAIGKVNSTKYAKGGILGGSRHSQGGNPVIDSRTGEVIAELEAGEPHMILSRNTYANNRGIVDMLLYNSQYRQGAPIFESGGVLNPYKAAASAAASGGSQMNPAAGAPAPDPYMPMILAELQRLNAITSAWPTVVKAAVYLNELEAAQDEKAQVISDAQVK; encoded by the coding sequence ATGGCAGCAACTAGGGTTGATAAAGTACAAGTTGAAGTTGAAATAGGCGGAGAAAAGGTCAAAAACACGATTGGCGACCTTGAGAAAGCCTATAAACAGCTGAACCGTGAGCGCAAGCACATGACCGTTGGTACCGAAGAGTATATTCGAAAAACGGAAGCGCTTAAGGATGTAAAGTCAAGACTTAAGGAAGTTGGCAATGAGGTGAATGGCATCGACGATGCCAATAAAGGGGCACTTCAAAGCTTCCTGCAGTTAACCGGCATGGATGGGAAAGTGGCAGCACTTTCCTCCACTATCAAAGGTACTGGAGGCAATGTATTAAGCATGGCCAAAAGCTTTACCACATTGAGGGGAGCCATCATCGGCACTGGTTTTGGTGCGCTCATTATTCTGCTGGGCTCCCTGATCAGCTATTTTACTACCACCCAGGAAGGCATCGATAGAGTTACTGCCGTGACCCGGCCGCTTACTGCTATTTTTGAACGCCTCAAAGGCGTAGTGCAGGAGTTGGGAGGCAAGACATTCAAAGGCCTGGCCACTGCAGTCAAAGAGCCGCAGAAAGCGCTCGATGGGCTCGTCAGTTTTATCAAGGACCAGGTGATGGCGCGATTTGAGGCTATTGGCCTTGCCGGCAGAGCCATCATGAAGATCATCAAAGGTGATTGGGAGGATGGCCTTAAAGACCTGGGCAATGCCGGGATCCAGTATACGACGGGTATGCGCGATGGCATCGATAAGATCAGCAATGCCGCAAAAGAAACCAGCAAATGGGTTAAGGAGGGTGTAGATGCCGGCGCTAAGCTGGATAAGCTGCAGAAAGAAATTGAGCGCGACGAGATCAATGCCAAAAAGCGCAGGCAGGAGCTTATGCTACTTGCCAAACAGCAGAATTTTATAGTTGAAGACGAGACGAAAAGCTTTAATGAGCGCCGTGAGGCTGCACAAAAAGCACTAGCTGCCCAGGAACAAATGGACCTGATCAACCTCAATCTGATGGATAAGAAGATTGAGAAGATCAAGCTGGAGCAGAGCCTGAACGACACCAGCCGCGAAAATGAAATGGAGCTGGCAGAGCTGGAGGCAGAGCGTGCGGAGAAGGCTGCAGCTATCGTCGAAATGCGTACCACTACGCGCAACAAGCTTAACCAGCTTAATAAGGCTGAATCTGCCGAAACCAAAAAGCACATCGATGAGGAGGCCAAGCTCCGGGAGGATATGCGCAAGCGGGAGCTGGAGGCAGAGCAGGCCCTGCAGGAGCTCCGGATTGCCCTGATGGCCGATGGCCTGCCAAAGCTGGAGGCACAGCTCAACCTGGAATACGATCGCAAGCTTGCTGCACTCCAGGGCAATGAAGCACAGATCACAGAGCAGAGGCTGCTCCTGGAGCAGGAACGCCAGCTCAGGCTGGAAGCCGTGCAGGATGAGTGGGCGGAAAAGGAAAAAGTTAAGCAGCAGGAGCGCTGGGCCAAGCGCATGGAGGAAAACAAGCTGGCAGAAGAAATGGAGCTGCTGGAGCTTGAAGAAAAGTATGCGCGTGCGATCGAAAGTGAGCAGGCTTATGAGGATGCCAAATTTGAGGTGCAACGTGAGGCTTTGCTGCAGCGCCTGGAGATGCAGGCAGAACTGCATGGTACCGAAAGCATCGAATACCAGCGTGTGCTTACAGAGCTGGCCAGGATGGATAAGGCTCATCTGGATCAGAAGCTCGACCAGGAGAAAAAGCACCAGGAGCACCTGGGAAAACTTAGGGAAGCTGGCCACAAAGGGGCAGTAGATATGCTGCAGCTGGGCATTGAGCTGCTTAGCCAGGACGAAGATTCCCGTAAAAAACATGCTAAGAAAATTAAGGCTCTGGCCATTGCTCAGATAGGCATCAACCTGCTCGATGAGGTGCAGGGTATCTGGAAGAATGCGAACCAGCTGCCGCCCTACATTGGTATTCCGCTGGGTATTATACAAACAGGCCTGGCTGTTGCCCGTGGAGGTGCTGCGATCGGCAAGGTTAATTCTACGAAATACGCGAAGGGTGGTATATTGGGAGGATCCAGGCACTCCCAGGGCGGCAATCCTGTGATCGACAGCAGAACAGGCGAAGTGATCGCAGAGCTGGAGGCCGGAGAGCCTCACATGATTTTAAGCCGAAACACCTACGCCAACAACCGTGGCATTGTAGATATGCTGCTTTACAACAGCCAGTACCGCCAGGGTGCTCCAATCTTCGAATCCGGAGGTGTGCTCAATCCATACAAGGCAGCTGCCAGTGCTGCCGCCAGTGGAGGCTCCCAGATGAACCCTGCAGCAGGGGCGCCTGCTCCGGATCCGTACATGCCTATGATCCTGGCAGAGCTGCAGCGACTCAATGCGATTACCAGCGCCTGGCCTACTGTGGTAAAGGCTGCTGTCTATCTCAACGAGCTGGAGGCTGCCCAGGATGAGAAAGCCCAAGTGATCTCTGATGCCCAGGTGAAATAA
- a CDS encoding hypothetical protein (COG4680 Uncharacterized protein conserved in bacteria): protein MPMNIIKNSLLLEWCRQHVNAEQQLLAWRADIKKLHIDNLNQLRDYYQVKVLGNNRVIFKIKGNDYRLIAIVLVANQTVYLRWFGTHAEYDKIDPETI, encoded by the coding sequence TTGCCAATGAATATAATTAAGAATAGCCTGCTGCTGGAATGGTGTAGGCAACATGTGAATGCTGAACAACAATTACTTGCCTGGAGAGCGGACATTAAAAAGCTGCATATTGACAATTTAAATCAGCTCCGGGATTACTATCAGGTTAAAGTTCTAGGTAACAACCGGGTGATCTTTAAAATAAAAGGAAATGATTACCGGCTGATAGCTATAGTATTGGTTGCAAATCAAACGGTGTATCTAAGATGGTTTGGTACACATGCCGAATATGATAAGATAGATCCTGAAACGATATAA
- a CDS encoding transcriptional regulator (COG5499 Predicted transcription regulator containing HTH domain), which translates to MMEIVITPIISEEDYQKTLEKIDSLLEKNPQQGTDEYYVLDALTTLVQKYEEVHYPVPDPDPIEYLKFVMEQRGLKPKDLVEYIGPKSRVSEILNRKRYFTLDQVYNLWKGLNIPLDVLVTRGKDIEKRKEIA; encoded by the coding sequence ATGATGGAAATTGTAATCACACCCATAATATCTGAAGAAGATTACCAAAAAACGCTGGAAAAAATCGACTCATTATTAGAGAAAAATCCACAACAAGGCACAGATGAATACTATGTTCTAGATGCGCTTACCACGCTAGTACAGAAATATGAAGAAGTGCATTATCCTGTACCCGACCCCGACCCTATTGAATATTTAAAATTTGTAATGGAACAAAGGGGGCTTAAGCCAAAGGATCTTGTAGAGTATATTGGCCCTAAATCCCGAGTGTCAGAGATTCTGAACCGCAAGAGATATTTTACCCTTGATCAGGTATACAATCTTTGGAAGGGGCTTAACATACCTTTGGATGTTTTAGTGACCAGGGGTAAAGACATAGAAAAACGTAAAGAAATAGCATAA